One genomic segment of Kiritimatiella glycovorans includes these proteins:
- a CDS encoding amidohydrolase — MSLLIHNVRLDGNPTDIRIDRNRFTRIAPGQDEPADTVIDGAGFAILPTFHNGHTHAAMTLLRGYADDMDLETWLNRHIWPLESKLREEDVYNGARLACAEMIRSGTTFFNDMYWHPHGTARAADAMGLRADISAVFIDFHDPDKADEERRNNDALLRAADRYPDRIRITLGPHAVYTVSEASLRWAAEVSESRACDIHIHLAETEEECRNAQESFGCSPVAHLDRNGVLGPRTVAAHVNWVDEKEMDLLAERGVRVAHNPASNMKLASGSFPYADLAGRGIKVCLGTDGASSNNNLDMGETMKLAALHAKLRYRDPTVLGAEEVFELATGGAANLFARESGRIREGMLADAMLVNLGHPRLNPGYNLISDMVYAADSSCIDTVICDGRILMRGGVIEGEEEIVAKARESRDYLLGRP, encoded by the coding sequence TTGAGCCTGTTGATTCACAATGTGCGGCTGGACGGGAACCCGACCGATATACGCATTGACCGGAACCGGTTTACCCGGATCGCACCCGGGCAGGATGAACCTGCGGACACCGTGATCGACGGCGCGGGCTTCGCGATTCTTCCGACCTTTCACAACGGCCACACGCATGCGGCGATGACGCTGCTGCGCGGGTATGCGGACGACATGGATCTCGAGACCTGGCTGAACCGGCACATCTGGCCGCTGGAATCGAAGTTGCGCGAAGAGGACGTATACAACGGGGCGCGGCTCGCATGCGCGGAAATGATCCGTTCCGGAACCACGTTTTTCAATGACATGTACTGGCATCCGCACGGCACGGCGCGCGCGGCGGACGCCATGGGCCTGCGCGCCGATATCTCGGCGGTGTTCATCGATTTTCACGATCCCGACAAGGCGGATGAGGAGCGACGAAACAACGACGCGCTGCTGCGCGCTGCGGACCGGTACCCGGACCGGATCCGCATCACGCTCGGACCTCACGCCGTGTACACGGTATCCGAAGCTTCATTGCGCTGGGCGGCCGAAGTCTCGGAGTCGCGGGCATGCGACATCCACATCCACCTCGCGGAGACGGAAGAAGAGTGCCGGAACGCGCAGGAGTCCTTCGGCTGCTCGCCGGTCGCCCATCTCGACCGCAACGGCGTGCTGGGACCGAGGACGGTCGCGGCGCATGTGAACTGGGTGGATGAAAAAGAGATGGATCTGCTCGCCGAGCGCGGGGTACGCGTGGCCCACAATCCCGCCTCCAACATGAAACTGGCTTCGGGGTCATTCCCCTACGCCGACCTGGCGGGGCGCGGCATAAAGGTCTGCCTCGGGACGGACGGTGCCTCGTCCAACAACAATCTGGACATGGGCGAAACGATGAAACTGGCCGCGCTGCACGCCAAGCTGCGCTACCGCGACCCGACGGTGCTCGGTGCCGAAGAGGTGTTCGAGCTGGCCACCGGCGGCGCTGCGAACCTCTTCGCCCGCGAGTCGGGACGGATCCGCGAAGGCATGCTCGCCGACGCGATGCTCGTCAACCTGGGCCACCCCCGCCTCAATCCCGGGTACAACCTTATCTCAGACATGGTCTACGCGGCCGACAGCTCCTGCATCGATACCGTCATCTGCGACGGCCGCATCCTGATGCGCGGGGGGGTCATCGAGGGAGAAGAGGAAATCGTCGCCAAGGCGCGCGAGAGCCGGGACTACCTTCTGGGCCGGCCATGA
- a CDS encoding DUF401 family protein, with protein MPFGSTLIILGVFAAVLAATRAGLSLGAALAAGGVALALLAGRGTRVPLDFAGTFALPELWLLLAITVLITEFGRIMTEPHNAESLMALTRKWGGREVGVMIAPAAIGLVPMPGGALFSAPLVGQTASEDHWTPEWKSAVNYWFRHVWEYWWPLYPVIMVTLSVTSVEYWRFFLLQAPFTLVSFGAGYLFLVRPHRGQLNAPVPGLAANTQRAVFLLLMLGLVMAGALLIPELLQAVLPAGDTGAVQMTGVLIALAAVGVPVVLREPRESRRRLFAQLRTRKARGILGTLTGVLIFKHMLSVSGLLPRAAEEMMTGGVPALVVSAALPFIAGLVTGIAVGFAGTAFPLVIGLYGGSDSFPLPVLALAFAFGYAGMMLSPMHLCFVLTRNHFEARFHRIYRYLWPCVASVIATGLVLYFVAGGGG; from the coding sequence ATGCCGTTCGGCTCGACTTTGATCATCCTCGGGGTTTTCGCGGCCGTGCTGGCCGCAACCCGGGCGGGTCTCTCCCTGGGCGCGGCGCTCGCGGCCGGAGGGGTCGCACTGGCTTTGCTCGCGGGGCGCGGGACGCGCGTGCCGCTCGATTTCGCCGGGACGTTTGCGCTTCCCGAACTCTGGCTTCTCCTGGCGATCACCGTACTCATCACCGAGTTCGGGAGAATCATGACCGAGCCGCATAACGCGGAATCGCTGATGGCGCTCACGCGCAAATGGGGCGGCCGCGAAGTCGGCGTGATGATCGCGCCCGCGGCGATCGGCCTGGTGCCGATGCCGGGCGGCGCACTGTTTTCAGCTCCCCTCGTGGGGCAGACGGCGTCCGAAGACCACTGGACGCCGGAGTGGAAATCCGCCGTCAACTACTGGTTCCGCCACGTCTGGGAATACTGGTGGCCGCTCTACCCGGTCATCATGGTCACCCTTTCCGTGACCTCGGTCGAGTACTGGCGTTTCTTTCTCCTCCAGGCGCCGTTTACGCTCGTGTCGTTCGGGGCGGGGTACCTGTTTCTCGTCCGCCCGCACCGGGGCCAGTTAAATGCACCGGTTCCGGGGCTTGCGGCGAACACGCAGCGCGCGGTTTTTCTGCTCCTGATGCTGGGGCTGGTGATGGCGGGCGCCCTGCTCATACCGGAACTGCTGCAGGCGGTGTTACCGGCGGGGGATACGGGGGCCGTCCAGATGACCGGCGTGCTGATCGCGCTTGCGGCGGTCGGCGTACCGGTCGTGCTGCGCGAACCCCGCGAATCGCGCCGCAGGCTGTTTGCTCAACTCAGGACACGCAAGGCCCGCGGCATTCTCGGCACCCTTACGGGCGTGCTGATCTTCAAGCATATGCTCTCGGTCTCGGGTCTGCTGCCGCGGGCGGCGGAGGAGATGATGACCGGCGGGGTCCCGGCCCTGGTCGTGTCGGCTGCGCTGCCGTTCATCGCGGGGCTCGTTACCGGCATCGCCGTGGGCTTCGCCGGCACCGCCTTTCCGCTGGTGATCGGCCTGTACGGCGGCAGCGACTCGTTTCCCCTGCCGGTACTGGCGCTGGCCTTCGCCTTCGGGTACGCAGGCATGATGCTCTCCCCGATGCATCTGTGCTTCGTGCTTACGCGCAATCACTTCGAGGCGCGTTTTCACCGGATCTATCGCTATCTGTGGCCCTGCGTGGCGAGCGTAATAGCGACGGGCCTCGTGCTGTACTTTGTCGCCGGCGGCGGTGGCTGA
- the lipB gene encoding lipoyl(octanoyl) transferase LipB produces MKSWCLRFERPVPYSEARDIQLRLLEERRRERIPDTVLLLQHPPTITLGQRGRDHYLLKTPAEYRERGIEVHKAERGGDVTWHGPGQWVLYPILHLGGRGADSHGYLYNLEEVAVRTAGDLGVRAWRREGKNGAWTEAGKIAAIGFRLRRWVTFHGMSFNVMPDLSGFDTIVPCGLEGEKVASIETLLGSATPSMDRAGDALLENFEGVFDRTLTRFREGDALPAGLQPDRGT; encoded by the coding sequence GTGAAATCCTGGTGTCTCAGATTCGAGCGGCCGGTTCCGTACTCCGAAGCCCGTGATATTCAGCTTCGTCTGCTCGAAGAGAGACGGCGCGAACGCATTCCCGACACGGTGCTCCTGCTGCAGCATCCCCCTACGATCACCCTCGGGCAGCGCGGCCGTGATCACTATCTGCTCAAAACGCCTGCGGAATACCGGGAACGGGGCATCGAGGTTCATAAGGCCGAGCGGGGAGGGGATGTCACCTGGCACGGCCCCGGCCAGTGGGTTCTCTATCCGATCCTCCACCTCGGCGGACGCGGCGCCGATTCTCACGGATACCTCTACAATCTCGAAGAGGTCGCGGTCCGGACCGCCGGCGACCTCGGCGTGCGGGCGTGGCGGCGAGAAGGTAAAAACGGCGCGTGGACGGAGGCCGGCAAGATCGCGGCGATCGGATTCCGGCTGCGGCGCTGGGTCACGTTCCACGGAATGAGCTTCAATGTCATGCCCGATCTCTCGGGGTTCGACACCATTGTCCCGTGCGGTCTTGAGGGAGAAAAGGTGGCGTCAATCGAAACGCTGCTGGGGTCCGCCACCCCCTCGATGGACCGCGCCGGTGACGCGCTGCTGGAGAACTTTGAAGGTGTGTTCGACCGCACGCTGACGCGGTTCCGCGAGGGCGACGCGCTCCCGGCCGGTCTGCAGCCGGATCGGGGGACGTGA
- the gcvH gene encoding glycine cleavage system protein GcvH: MDSIPTDLKYTENHEWVKMSEGVITVGLTDFAQRQLNDVTFVELPEPGDRFDAEDECAVVESVKAASDIYAPLTGEVSEVNDVLDDRPELINEDPFGEGWIFRMKVDDPEQFEELLSVNEYADMLPEE, from the coding sequence ATGGACTCGATTCCTACAGACCTGAAATACACGGAGAACCACGAATGGGTGAAGATGTCCGAGGGTGTGATCACCGTGGGCCTGACGGATTTCGCCCAGAGGCAGCTCAATGACGTCACGTTCGTCGAGCTGCCCGAGCCGGGGGACCGCTTCGATGCCGAGGACGAGTGCGCGGTGGTGGAATCGGTCAAGGCGGCCTCGGACATCTACGCGCCACTTACGGGCGAGGTGAGCGAGGTGAACGACGTGCTCGACGATCGCCCGGAACTGATCAACGAGGATCCCTTCGGGGAGGGCTGGATCTTCCGCATGAAGGTCGACGATCCCGAGCAGTTCGAGGAACTGCTCAGCGTGAACGAATATGCGGACATGCTGCCCGAAGAATAG
- the galK gene encoding galactokinase: protein MKKKALIKDTAHRHECHFGVKPQAAAYAPGRIEVLGNHTDYNEGYVISAAVDRGICVTLSKSDRPGMEWYAVNMNRRARIDELNDRPESGETWINYAKGVLYLLRERGIEVPPVCGTVQGSIERGAGLSSSAAYEVAAGLAAADLAGGQIEPEELARLCRRAEEEFAGVRCGLLDPLTSLCGREHGMIMTDFRSLDLQSDAIPDGYVFLLFDTNVSHSLGDSDYNARREACERVVEQVAARLDHPVHALRDISVDEWDEVKSGIDETDARRAEHVIRECDRVLRAWTYLGRGDIEPFGELMYESHQSSRDLFENSCDELDAVVRECRNAGALGARLSGGGFGGSALALVREAEADRISAFVRERCEYQDGARPVARVIVPSAGAETLGVE from the coding sequence ATGAAGAAGAAAGCCCTGATTAAAGACACCGCCCACCGCCATGAATGTCATTTCGGCGTGAAGCCGCAGGCCGCGGCCTATGCCCCCGGAAGGATCGAGGTGCTGGGCAATCATACCGACTACAATGAAGGTTACGTGATCTCGGCGGCCGTCGACCGCGGGATCTGCGTCACGCTCTCGAAGTCGGACCGCCCCGGCATGGAGTGGTATGCCGTTAACATGAACCGCCGCGCGCGGATCGATGAACTCAATGACCGTCCCGAGTCCGGCGAAACATGGATCAATTATGCGAAGGGCGTGCTTTATCTGCTCCGCGAGCGGGGAATCGAGGTGCCCCCGGTCTGCGGTACCGTGCAGGGGAGTATCGAGCGCGGCGCCGGACTCTCCAGCTCCGCGGCGTACGAGGTCGCCGCCGGACTGGCGGCGGCGGACCTGGCCGGCGGGCAGATCGAACCGGAGGAACTGGCGCGCCTCTGCCGCAGGGCCGAGGAGGAATTCGCCGGTGTGCGCTGCGGTCTGCTCGACCCGCTCACCAGTCTCTGCGGCAGGGAGCACGGGATGATCATGACGGACTTCCGGTCGCTTGACCTTCAATCGGATGCGATCCCGGACGGGTACGTCTTTCTCCTGTTCGACACCAATGTTTCGCACTCGCTGGGCGACTCGGACTATAACGCCCGGCGCGAGGCCTGCGAGCGGGTGGTCGAACAGGTGGCCGCACGACTCGACCATCCCGTCCACGCCCTGCGCGATATCTCTGTCGACGAATGGGACGAGGTGAAAAGCGGGATCGACGAAACCGACGCGCGCCGCGCGGAACACGTGATCCGGGAATGCGACCGCGTTCTGCGGGCGTGGACGTATCTGGGACGTGGAGACATCGAGCCGTTCGGCGAACTCATGTATGAATCCCATCAGAGTTCGCGGGATCTGTTTGAGAACTCCTGCGATGAGCTGGATGCCGTGGTGCGGGAGTGCCGCAACGCGGGGGCGCTGGGGGCGCGTCTTTCAGGCGGGGGGTTCGGCGGCAGCGCGCTGGCCCTCGTACGGGAAGCGGAGGCGGACCGGATCAGCGCCTTCGTCCGGGAACGATGCGAGTACCAGGACGGTGCGCGTCCGGTGGCGCGGGTGATCGTGCCCTCCGCCGGGGCCGAAACGCTGGGTGTCGAATGA
- the panC gene encoding pantoate--beta-alanine ligase gives MTVRSEPEVIDEPAPMQRRVAEERRAGRTVGLVPTMGALHEGHRSLIRLARQRADTVVVSIFVNPTQFGPDEDYEHYPRDFERDMAACAEEGTDLVFHPDPGTLYAPDHSTWVDETSVSAPLCGSGRPGHFRGVCTVVAKLFHICAPDLAVFGRKDAQQLRVIRRMVRDLNMPVEVIGAPIVREQDGLAMSSRNRYLDPSARRQARCLRRALDRAAEAVRQGQRDAEALKILMTGVIGEEPDAALEYAEIVDGETLESVDRIEGTVLAALAVRIAGTRLIDSEELTPDEEESPD, from the coding sequence ATGACGGTACGGAGCGAACCCGAGGTGATCGACGAACCGGCGCCGATGCAGCGTCGCGTCGCTGAAGAACGGCGTGCAGGACGGACGGTCGGCCTGGTGCCTACGATGGGCGCCCTGCACGAGGGACATCGATCCCTGATCCGCCTCGCCCGGCAGCGGGCGGATACGGTCGTGGTCAGCATCTTCGTCAATCCGACGCAGTTCGGTCCGGACGAAGACTACGAGCACTATCCCCGTGATTTCGAACGGGATATGGCCGCGTGCGCCGAAGAGGGAACCGATCTCGTTTTCCATCCCGACCCCGGAACCCTCTACGCGCCGGACCACAGCACGTGGGTGGACGAGACCTCCGTTTCCGCCCCCCTGTGCGGATCCGGACGGCCGGGCCACTTCCGCGGCGTCTGTACGGTGGTCGCAAAACTGTTCCATATCTGCGCGCCCGACCTCGCCGTATTCGGTCGTAAGGACGCCCAGCAGCTGCGGGTGATCCGGCGGATGGTCCGCGACCTCAATATGCCCGTCGAAGTGATCGGCGCACCGATCGTCCGTGAACAAGACGGTCTCGCCATGAGTTCGCGGAACCGGTACCTCGACCCGTCCGCACGACGTCAGGCGCGTTGCCTGCGGCGCGCGCTCGATCGCGCCGCCGAAGCAGTGCGGCAGGGGCAGCGGGATGCCGAAGCGCTGAAGATCCTGATGACAGGCGTGATTGGAGAAGAGCCCGACGCCGCCCTGGAATACGCGGAAATCGTGGATGGAGAGACACTGGAATCCGTGGACCGGATCGAAGGGACGGTACTCGCCGCCCTCGCGGTGCGGATCGCGGGAACGAGACTGATCGACAGCGAGGAGCTGACACCGGATGAAGAAGAAAGCCCTGATTAA
- the panB gene encoding 3-methyl-2-oxobutanoate hydroxymethyltransferase, with protein MKWTARKLRELKGGDPFAALTAYDAFTGRIADEAGLPLCLVGDSLAGTVLGYDDTLPVTMDEMLHHAAAVGRVVTSALIVADMPFMSYQPSVADGLRSAGRFLKQARSDAVKIEGGAHRAELISACRENGIPVLGHIGLTPQSVREIGGYRIQGREPEEVRRLLDDAMAVEQAGAFAVVLECMPASLGAKITEALTIPTIGIGAGPDCDGQVLVISDLLGMNRGRAPRFVKRYADFASEAQRAVEAFRDEVGSRRFPSSEHCYGGDAR; from the coding sequence ATGAAGTGGACGGCACGAAAATTGAGGGAACTCAAGGGAGGCGACCCGTTTGCGGCCCTCACGGCGTACGACGCCTTCACGGGTCGCATCGCCGACGAGGCGGGCCTTCCGCTGTGTCTGGTCGGCGATTCGCTCGCCGGCACGGTGCTGGGGTATGACGACACGCTGCCCGTGACGATGGACGAGATGCTGCACCACGCCGCGGCGGTAGGCCGCGTGGTGACCTCGGCCCTGATCGTGGCCGATATGCCGTTCATGTCCTATCAGCCCTCCGTGGCCGACGGCCTGCGCAGCGCCGGACGATTCCTGAAACAGGCGCGTTCCGACGCCGTGAAAATCGAGGGCGGGGCGCATCGCGCGGAGCTGATCTCGGCCTGCCGGGAGAACGGGATTCCCGTGCTGGGCCATATCGGGCTCACGCCGCAGAGTGTGCGCGAGATCGGAGGCTACAGGATCCAGGGACGCGAGCCCGAAGAGGTGCGGCGTCTGCTCGACGACGCGATGGCCGTGGAGCAGGCGGGCGCGTTCGCGGTGGTGCTCGAGTGTATGCCCGCTTCGTTGGGTGCGAAGATCACCGAGGCGCTCACGATCCCCACGATCGGGATCGGCGCGGGCCCGGACTGCGACGGGCAGGTGCTCGTGATCTCCGATCTGCTGGGAATGAACCGGGGCAGGGCGCCGCGGTTTGTAAAACGCTATGCCGATTTCGCGTCGGAAGCCCAGCGTGCGGTCGAAGCCTTCCGCGACGAAGTCGGGTCGCGCCGGTTCCCCTCCTCAGAACACTGCTACGGCGGGGACGCCCGATGA
- the folK gene encoding 2-amino-4-hydroxy-6-hydroxymethyldihydropteridine diphosphokinase, translating to MEAAFSLGSNRGDRLAHLSRARDLLAATEGAALAAQSRVYETEPVGVRPEFSHLFFLNAVVIVESEYGPERWKARIGEIEDALGRVRSDDRYAPRNVDVDLLYVDDLVRSSADLTVPHPRWRERKFVVRPLCDVRPDAVLPGETRRVARVLEELEDPAGIELFAEKW from the coding sequence ATGGAAGCGGCGTTCAGCCTTGGATCGAATCGCGGCGACCGGCTCGCCCATCTGTCGCGGGCCCGCGATCTGCTCGCCGCCACGGAGGGCGCTGCGCTCGCCGCACAGTCCCGGGTGTACGAAACGGAACCGGTGGGCGTCCGGCCTGAGTTCTCCCATCTGTTCTTCCTGAATGCCGTGGTGATTGTCGAAAGCGAATACGGTCCGGAGCGCTGGAAGGCGCGGATCGGCGAGATCGAAGACGCCCTGGGACGGGTTCGTTCAGACGACCGCTACGCACCGCGTAATGTAGACGTCGATCTCCTCTACGTGGACGATCTCGTGCGCTCTTCGGCGGATTTGACGGTGCCGCACCCGCGCTGGCGCGAGCGAAAGTTCGTGGTGCGTCCGCTCTGCGATGTGCGCCCGGATGCTGTACTGCCCGGAGAGACGCGCCGCGTGGCCCGCGTGCTCGAGGAACTCGAAGACCCCGCGGGGATCGAACTCTTCGCCGAAAAGTGGTAG
- the murB gene encoding UDP-N-acetylmuramate dehydrogenase, with translation MTATDRGTAPGRARLAEYTTFRIGGDCPELHRCPDAESLLRCVNALRERGVRGYRVVGQGSNLLVADAGLPHPVLRFYDEKVRFERKGDFVRVEGSTPLDAFAAAALERGWGDLSFCSGIPGTVGGAIAGNAGAFGRQIGDLVRSVRLLGLEGDTYRADGERLHFEYRDSRLRRSGEIVLEADLFLPEQDPEEPRRERERILQYRRERHPDWRTTACAGSVFRNVEPGSAVRRRQSAGWFLEQAGMKGAHSGRAKVYERHANIIVAEPGCRAEDVLTLMRRMERAVYDRFEIELQREIRLMGLFETGSREEQQD, from the coding sequence ATGACGGCAACAGACCGAGGGACGGCGCCCGGCAGGGCTCGCCTGGCGGAGTACACGACCTTCCGCATCGGGGGCGACTGTCCGGAGCTGCACCGCTGCCCCGACGCCGAATCTCTGCTTCGATGCGTAAACGCGCTGCGCGAACGCGGCGTGCGCGGATACCGGGTCGTCGGGCAGGGGTCCAACCTCCTCGTGGCCGATGCCGGGCTGCCGCATCCGGTCCTCCGGTTCTATGACGAAAAAGTCCGGTTCGAACGCAAGGGTGACTTCGTCCGGGTCGAAGGCAGCACGCCGCTGGATGCATTTGCGGCCGCCGCCCTGGAACGGGGCTGGGGCGACCTCTCCTTCTGCTCGGGTATTCCGGGCACGGTGGGGGGCGCGATTGCCGGTAATGCGGGGGCGTTCGGCCGCCAGATCGGCGATCTGGTGCGCAGCGTGCGCCTGCTCGGGCTGGAGGGCGACACGTACCGCGCCGACGGTGAGCGACTCCATTTCGAGTACCGGGACTCGCGCCTGCGGCGCTCGGGTGAGATCGTGCTGGAGGCCGACCTCTTTCTTCCCGAACAGGACCCGGAGGAACCCCGCCGCGAACGCGAGCGTATCCTGCAGTACCGCCGCGAGCGGCATCCGGACTGGCGGACGACGGCGTGCGCGGGCAGCGTCTTCCGCAATGTCGAGCCGGGATCGGCCGTCCGGCGCAGGCAGTCCGCCGGCTGGTTCCTCGAACAGGCGGGGATGAAGGGAGCGCATTCCGGCCGGGCGAAGGTCTACGAGCGACACGCCAATATCATTGTCGCCGAACCCGGCTGCCGCGCGGAAGACGTCCTCACGCTGATGCGCCGGATGGAGAGGGCGGTATACGACCGATTCGAGATCGAACTGCAGCGCGAAATCAGGCTCATGGGTCTTTTCGAGACGGGATCCCGGGAGGAGCAGCAGGACTGA
- a CDS encoding DUF5362 family protein — protein sequence MESQWYYADRKNQPSGPFAPSRIREMIRNGDLNQDTLLWREGMQTWTPLRRTEFSRTAAGATSRTAPAGGARNVPAGLRGWMAFIGIYHVVTGILACLTIIGAIWGVPMIISGVALFGAKRELDDGPDPATLYQKLRSHFAAYGFLLLLGLIGTLIYLVLAATVFGSVAARMMHSMPSVGG from the coding sequence ATGGAATCTCAGTGGTACTACGCGGACCGGAAGAACCAGCCCAGCGGACCTTTCGCGCCGTCGCGCATACGCGAGATGATCCGTAACGGGGACCTCAACCAGGACACGCTCCTCTGGCGCGAGGGCATGCAGACCTGGACCCCCCTCCGGCGCACCGAGTTTTCGCGCACGGCCGCGGGCGCGACATCCCGCACCGCACCGGCGGGCGGCGCGCGCAACGTACCCGCGGGCCTGCGGGGGTGGATGGCGTTTATCGGCATCTACCACGTCGTCACCGGAATCCTGGCCTGCCTGACGATCATCGGGGCGATCTGGGGGGTTCCGATGATTATATCGGGCGTGGCCCTCTTCGGCGCGAAACGGGAACTCGACGACGGCCCCGACCCGGCCACCCTCTATCAGAAGCTGCGTTCCCACTTCGCCGCGTACGGGTTCCTCCTGCTGCTCGGGCTTATCGGCACCCTGATCTACCTCGTCCTGGCAGCCACGGTATTCGGCAGTGTCGCGGCCCGGATGATGCATTCCATGCCCTCCGTTGGCGGCTGA
- a CDS encoding TrmH family RNA methyltransferase, whose product MTLRITSANNPRFKRVRSLGGTRKPHREEHVFLLESPRAIAALEHDRNGFGRVRELWFEEGRGLEDRWSGSFEQASRFSLPAPLFSRLTSVKNSQGILAVVEYMPPELRIHDRQGRYVVLDGLGDPGNMGTLIRTAVAAGVDAILLHGPCADPFNPKCVRASMGMLPLIGLHRASEECWMELERGGYDIVGLAAGEGENLFETAFPPCSVVVLGHEAHGLSSEARRRCSRMVHIPMRPACESLNAAVAGALAMYATRRV is encoded by the coding sequence ATGACCCTCCGGATCACTTCTGCGAATAATCCGCGCTTCAAACGCGTGCGCTCGCTGGGCGGCACGCGGAAGCCGCATCGCGAGGAACACGTATTTCTGCTCGAGAGCCCGCGCGCGATAGCGGCCCTGGAACACGACCGCAACGGATTCGGCCGGGTACGGGAACTCTGGTTCGAGGAGGGACGCGGGCTGGAGGACCGCTGGTCGGGCTCTTTTGAACAGGCGTCCCGTTTTTCGCTGCCGGCCCCGCTCTTCAGCAGACTGACCTCCGTAAAGAACAGTCAGGGGATCCTCGCCGTGGTCGAATACATGCCGCCCGAACTGCGGATCCATGACCGCCAGGGCCGCTACGTGGTCCTCGACGGCCTGGGCGATCCCGGCAACATGGGGACGCTGATACGCACGGCGGTGGCGGCGGGGGTGGACGCCATCCTGCTTCACGGGCCCTGCGCCGATCCCTTCAATCCGAAATGCGTCCGCGCTTCCATGGGCATGCTGCCCCTGATCGGCCTTCATCGCGCTTCCGAAGAATGCTGGATGGAACTGGAGCGAGGGGGGTACGACATCGTCGGCCTCGCCGCCGGCGAAGGAGAGAATCTCTTCGAAACGGCCTTCCCCCCCTGCTCGGTCGTCGTGCTCGGCCACGAAGCCCACGGCCTCAGTTCCGAAGCGCGCCGGCGCTGCAGCCGCATGGTACACATCCCGATGCGCCCCGCCTGCGAGTCCTTGAACGCGGCCGTCGCCGGCGCCCTGGCCATGTACGCGACGCGGAGGGTATAA
- the ilvN gene encoding acetolactate synthase small subunit gives MKTGGANSREIHALSVYVANKPGVLARVAQVFSRRGFNIESLVVSPAMDGTFSRMTIGVSGESEVLDQLIRKVSKLVDVLHCTDHTYDDTVTKEMALIKLAVGSEDRAEALQISEHFGCKTVDLTENSMILMATGDPEKLDALVGMLSKFRMIELVNTGAVIMSRGEGET, from the coding sequence ATGAAAACAGGTGGTGCAAATTCACGGGAGATCCACGCACTGAGCGTCTATGTCGCGAACAAACCGGGCGTGCTGGCCCGGGTCGCGCAGGTCTTTTCACGGCGGGGATTCAATATCGAATCGCTGGTGGTCTCGCCGGCCATGGACGGGACGTTCTCGCGCATGACCATCGGCGTCAGCGGCGAATCCGAGGTGCTCGATCAGCTCATCCGCAAGGTCTCGAAACTGGTCGACGTCCTGCACTGCACGGACCATACCTACGACGATACGGTCACCAAGGAGATGGCCCTGATCAAGCTCGCCGTGGGATCGGAGGACCGGGCGGAGGCCCTGCAGATCTCGGAACACTTCGGCTGCAAGACGGTCGACCTGACCGAGAACTCAATGATTCTCATGGCGACCGGCGATCCGGAGAAGCTCGACGCGCTCGTGGGCATGCTCTCGAAGTTCCGGATGATCGAGCTGGTCAACACCGGCGCGGTCATCATGAGCCGGGGCGAAGGGGAGACGTAA